One part of the Arabidopsis thaliana chromosome 4, partial sequence genome encodes these proteins:
- a CDS encoding Glycosyl hydrolase superfamily protein, with protein sequence MARRRRSSAAESLKRRNDGYESLCQVVQQDSDRRLITIFVIFFIVIPAVSIAVYKVKFADRVIQTESSIRQKGIVKTDINFQEILTEHSKASENSTRHYDYPVLAYITPWNSKGYDMAKIFNSKFTHLSPVWYDLKSQGSGLVLEGRHNADKGWIQELRSRGNALILPRVVLEAIPGEMLNKKKLREKAISLIVTECKEMEYNGIVLESWSRWAAYGVLHDPDLRKMALKFVKQLGDALHSTSSPRNNQQHMQFMYVVGPPRSEKLQMYDFGPEDLQFLKDSVDGFSLMTYDFSNPQNPGPNAPVKWIDLTLKLLLGSSNNIDSNIARKVLLGINFYGNDFVISGGGGGAITGRDYLALLQKHKPTFRWDKESGEHLFMYRDDKNIKHAVFYPTLMSILLRLENARLWGIGISIWEIGQGLDYFFDLL encoded by the exons ATGGCGAGGAGGCGACGTTCATCGGCGGCGGAGAGTTTGAAACGGCGGAACGACGGATACGAGTCACTGTGTCAAGTCGTACAACAAGATTCAGATCGGAGACTCATCACCATTTTCgtaatcttcttcattgtgATTCCCGCCGTTTCGATTGCTGTGTACAAAGTCAAATTCGCTGATCGAGTCATCCAAACGGAATCATCAATACGTCAAAAGGGAATCGTTAAAACTGATATTAATTTCCAAGAAATCCTCACT GAACATTCCAAGGCTTCAGAGAATTCAACTAGGCACTATGATTATCCAGTGTTAGCTTACATTACTCCATG GAACTCTAAAGGCTATGATATGGCAAAGATATTCAACTCAAAGTTTACACATTTATCGCCGGTATGGTACGACCTGAAGAG CCAAGGGTCTGGATTGGTTTTGGAAGGGAGACATAATGCTGATAAGGGATGGATTCAAGAGCTTCGGTCAAGAGGCAATGCACTG ATATTACCAAGAGTTGTTCTAGAAGCAATTCCTGGGGAGAtgcttaacaaaaaaaaactaagagagAAAGCTATCAGTCTTATTGTCACAGAGTGCAA GGAAATGGAATACAATGGTATCGTGTTAGAGTCTTGGTCAAGGTGGGCAGCTTATGGCGTTTTGCATGACCCTGATTTGCGGAAAATG GCACTGAAATTCGTAAAACAACTTGGAGACGCTCTTCACTCAACGAGCTCACCAAGAAACAACCAGCAACATATGCAGTTCATGTATGTCGTTGGTCCGCCTCGTTCAGAGAAGCTCCAAATGTACGATTTTGGGCCAGAAGATCTTCAATTCTTGAAAGATTCGGTTGATGGGTTCTCTCTTATGACCTATGATTTCTCAAATCCCCAGAACCCTGGCCCCAATGCTCCTGTCAAGTGGATAGATTTAACTCTCAAGCTCCTGCTTGGGTCATCCAACAACATAGACTCAAACATAGCCAGGAAGGTTCTTCTTGGTATCAACTTTTACGGCAACGATTTTGTAATCTCTGGAG GAGGTGGAGGAGCAATCACCGGAAGGGATTACCTCGCATTACTCCAGAAACACAAGCCAACTTTCCGTTGGGATAAAGAGAGCGGCGAACATCTTTTCATGTATAGAGATGATAAGAACATCAAGCATGCTGTTTTCTATCCTACATTGATGTCAATCCTTCTACGGCTTGAGAATGCTCGTCTCTGGGGAATCGGCATTTCAATCTGGGAAATCGGACAAGGTTTAGATTATTTCTTTGATCTATTGTAA
- a CDS encoding Glycosyl hydrolase superfamily protein (Glycosyl hydrolase superfamily protein; FUNCTIONS IN: cation binding, hydrolase activity, hydrolyzing O-glycosyl compounds, chitinase activity, catalytic activity; INVOLVED IN: carbohydrate metabolic process; LOCATED IN: cellular_component unknown; EXPRESSED IN: 24 plant structures; EXPRESSED DURING: 15 growth stages; CONTAINS InterPro DOMAIN/s: Glycoside hydrolase, family 18, catalytic domain (InterPro:IPR001223), Chitinase II (InterPro:IPR011583), Glycoside hydrolase, catalytic core (InterPro:IPR017853), Glycoside hydrolase, subgroup, catalytic core (InterPro:IPR013781); Has 828 Blast hits to 823 proteins in 284 species: Archae - 0; Bacteria - 578; Metazoa - 178; Fungi - 2; Plants - 34; Viruses - 0; Other Eukaryotes - 36 (source: NCBI BLink).): MARRRRSSAAESLKRRNDGYESLCQVVQQDSDRRLITIFVIFFIVIPAVSIAVYKVKFADRVIQTESSIRQKGIVKTDINFQEILTEHSKASENSTRHYDYPVLAYITPWNSKGYDMAKIFNSKFTHLSPVWYDLKSQGSGLVLEGRHNADKGWIQELRSRGNALILPRVVLEAIPGEMLNKKKLREKAISLIVTECKEMEYNGIVLESWSRWAAYGVLHDPDLRKMALKFVKQLGDALHSTSSPRNNQQHMQFMYVVGPPRSEKLQMYDFGPEDLQFLKDSVDGFSLMTYDFSNPQNPGPNAPVKWIDLTLKLLLGSSNNIDSNIARKVLLGINFYGNDFVISGDSGGGGAITGRDYLALLQKHKPTFRWDKESGEHLFMYRDDKNIKHAVFYPTLMSILLRLENARLWGIGISIWEIGQGLDYFFDLL, encoded by the exons ATGGCGAGGAGGCGACGTTCATCGGCGGCGGAGAGTTTGAAACGGCGGAACGACGGATACGAGTCACTGTGTCAAGTCGTACAACAAGATTCAGATCGGAGACTCATCACCATTTTCgtaatcttcttcattgtgATTCCCGCCGTTTCGATTGCTGTGTACAAAGTCAAATTCGCTGATCGAGTCATCCAAACGGAATCATCAATACGTCAAAAGGGAATCGTTAAAACTGATATTAATTTCCAAGAAATCCTCACT GAACATTCCAAGGCTTCAGAGAATTCAACTAGGCACTATGATTATCCAGTGTTAGCTTACATTACTCCATG GAACTCTAAAGGCTATGATATGGCAAAGATATTCAACTCAAAGTTTACACATTTATCGCCGGTATGGTACGACCTGAAGAG CCAAGGGTCTGGATTGGTTTTGGAAGGGAGACATAATGCTGATAAGGGATGGATTCAAGAGCTTCGGTCAAGAGGCAATGCACTG ATATTACCAAGAGTTGTTCTAGAAGCAATTCCTGGGGAGAtgcttaacaaaaaaaaactaagagagAAAGCTATCAGTCTTATTGTCACAGAGTGCAA GGAAATGGAATACAATGGTATCGTGTTAGAGTCTTGGTCAAGGTGGGCAGCTTATGGCGTTTTGCATGACCCTGATTTGCGGAAAATG GCACTGAAATTCGTAAAACAACTTGGAGACGCTCTTCACTCAACGAGCTCACCAAGAAACAACCAGCAACATATGCAGTTCATGTATGTCGTTGGTCCGCCTCGTTCAGAGAAGCTCCAAATGTACGATTTTGGGCCAGAAGATCTTCAATTCTTGAAAGATTCGGTTGATGGGTTCTCTCTTATGACCTATGATTTCTCAAATCCCCAGAACCCTGGCCCCAATGCTCCTGTCAAGTGGATAGATTTAACTCTCAAGCTCCTGCTTGGGTCATCCAACAACATAGACTCAAACATAGCCAGGAAGGTTCTTCTTGGTATCAACTTTTACGGCAACGATTTTGTAATCTCTGGAG ATTCAGGAGGTGGAGGAGCAATCACCGGAAGGGATTACCTCGCATTACTCCAGAAACACAAGCCAACTTTCCGTTGGGATAAAGAGAGCGGCGAACATCTTTTCATGTATAGAGATGATAAGAACATCAAGCATGCTGTTTTCTATCCTACATTGATGTCAATCCTTCTACGGCTTGAGAATGCTCGTCTCTGGGGAATCGGCATTTCAATCTGGGAAATCGGACAAGGTTTAGATTATTTCTTTGATCTATTGTAA
- the TROL gene encoding thylakoid rhodanese-like protein — protein sequence MLLSLTLFFHFFFIIFNRWEKFDDTEWTILGVEGESERERVMEALKTATFSPMSVLSEKRSEPRKPFSLPNLFPPKSQRPISQESFLKRFNGGLALLTSVLSSATAPAKSLTYEEALQQSMTTSSSFDSDGLIEGISNFVTDNPLVIAGGVAALAVPFVLSQVLNKKPKSWGVESAKNAYTKLGTDDNAQLLDIRATADFRQVGSPNIKGLGKKAVSTVYNGEDKPGFLKKLSLKFKDPENTTLYILDKFDGNSELVAELVALNGFKSAYAIKDGAEGPRGWLNSSLPWIEPKKTLSLDLSSLTDSISGVFGESSDGVSVALGVAAAAGLSVFAFTEIETILQLLGSAALVQLAGKKLLFAEDRKQTLKQVDEFLNTKVAPKELVDELKEIGKALLPQSTSNKALPAPATVTAEAESATATTTTVDKPVPEPETVAATTTTVDKPVPEPEPVPEPVPVPAIEAAVAAQVITEPTETEAKPKPHSRPLSPYASYPDLKPPSSPMPSQP from the exons ATGCTCTTGTCCTTGACACttttcttccacttcttcttcatcatctttaatCGTTGGGAAAAGTTTGATGATACGGAGTGGACAATTCTTGGTGTAGAAGGAGaatctgagagagagagagtcatGGAAGCTCTGAAAACCGCAACTTTTAGCCCTATGTCGGTGTTATCCGAGAAAAGATCAGAACCACGAAAGCCTTTCTCGCTCCCTAACCTCTTTCCACCAAAATCACAGAGACCAATCTCCCAAGAAAGCTTCTTGAAGAGATTCAATGGTGGATTGGCTCTTCTAACTTCTGTTCTAAGCAGTGCAACAGCTCCTGCTAAATCCCTGACGTACGAGGAAGCTCTGCAACAATCTATGAccacttcttcatcttttgattCGGATGGTCTGATTGAAGGGATATCCAATTTTGTCACAGACAATCCTTTGGTTATTGCCGGTGGAGTTGCTGCATTGGCTGTTCCATTTGTTCTGTCTCAGGTTCTGAACAAGAAGCCCAAATCATGGGGAGTTGAGTCTGCTAAGAATGCTTATACCAAGTTGGGTACTGATGATAATGCTCAGTTGCTTGACATAAGAGCTACTGCTGATTTCAGACAAGTGGGCAGTCCTAATATTAAGGGTTTGGGTAAAAAAGCGGTTTCTACTGTTTATAACGGTGAAGACAAGCCTGGTTTCCTGAAGAAGCTTTCTTTGAAGTTTAAAGATCCTGAGAACACCACATTATACATTCTGGACAA GTTTGATGGAAACTCTGAGCTTGTTGCTGAATTGGTGGCTCTTAATGGATTCAAATCTGCTTATGCGATTAAAGATGGTGCAGAGGGACCTAGAGGCTGGTTG AATAGCAGCTTGCCTTGGATAGAGCCAAAGAAGACTCTCAGCCTTGATTTAAGCAGTTTGACGGATAGCATCAGCGGTGTATTTGGT GAGAGTTCTGATGGTGTATCTGTCGCTCTTGGAGTAGCTGCTGCTGCTGGATTAAGTGTTTTTGCATTTACAGAG ATTGAAACCATACTCCAACTACTAGGTTCAGCTGCACTTGTTCAACTTGCAGGCAAGAAACTTCTATTTGCTGAG GACCGAAAGCAAACTCTAAAACAGGTGGATGAGTTCTTGAACACAAAGGTTGCCCCTAAAGAACTTGTTGATGAGTTAAAG GAAATAGGAAAggctcttcttcctcaatcaACAAGCAACAAAGCTCTCCCAGCACCAGCAACAGTAACAGCAGAAGCAGAATCAGCTACAGCTACAACCACCACAGTCGATAAACCAGTACCTGAGCCAGAAACAGTTGCAGCTACAACAACCACTGTAGATAAACCAGTACCTGAGCCAGAGCCAGTGCCAGAGCCAGTGCCAGTGCCAGCGATTGAAGCTGCAGTCGCTGCACAAGTAATCACAGAACCAACCGAAACAGAAGCCAAACCAAAACCTCATTCAAGACCTCTCTCTCCATATGCATCG TACCCTGACTTGAAGCCTCCATCTTCTCCGATGCCATCGCAGCCCTGA
- the TROL gene encoding thylakoid rhodanese-like protein (thylakoid rhodanese-like (TROL); FUNCTIONS IN: protein binding; INVOLVED IN: defense response to bacterium, photosynthetic electron transport in photosystem II; LOCATED IN: chloroplast thylakoid membrane, chloroplast, chloroplast envelope; EXPRESSED IN: 23 plant structures; EXPRESSED DURING: 15 growth stages; CONTAINS InterPro DOMAIN/s: Rhodanese-like (InterPro:IPR001763); BEST Arabidopsis thaliana protein match is: Rhodanese/Cell cycle control phosphatase superfamily protein (TAIR:AT3G25480.1); Has 6015 Blast hits to 4196 proteins in 851 species: Archae - 23; Bacteria - 2268; Metazoa - 876; Fungi - 517; Plants - 614; Viruses - 167; Other Eukaryotes - 1550 (source: NCBI BLink).) translates to MEALKTATFSPMSVLSEKRSEPRKPFSLPNLFPPKSQRPISQESFLKRFNGGLALLTSVLSSATAPAKSLTYEEALQQSMTTSSSFDSDGLIEGISNFVTDNPLVIAGGVAALAVPFVLSQVLNKKPKSWGVESAKNAYTKLGTDDNAQLLDIRATADFRQVGSPNIKGLGKKAVSTVYNGEDKPGFLKKLSLKFKDPENTTLYILDKFDGNSELVAELVALNGFKSAYAIKDGAEGPRGWLNSSLPWIEPKKTLSLDLSSLTDSISGVFGESSDGVSVALGVAAAAGLSVFAFTEIETILQLLGSAALVQLAGKKLLFAEDRKQTLKQVDEFLNTKVAPKELVDELKEIGKALLPQSTSNKALPAPATVTAEAESATATTTTVDKPVPEPETVAATTTTVDKPVPEPEPVPEPVPVPAIEAAVAAQVITEPTETEAKPKPHSRPLSPYASYPDLKPPSSPMPSQP, encoded by the exons atGGAAGCTCTGAAAACCGCAACTTTTAGCCCTATGTCGGTGTTATCCGAGAAAAGATCAGAACCACGAAAGCCTTTCTCGCTCCCTAACCTCTTTCCACCAAAATCACAGAGACCAATCTCCCAAGAAAGCTTCTTGAAGAGATTCAATGGTGGATTGGCTCTTCTAACTTCTGTTCTAAGCAGTGCAACAGCTCCTGCTAAATCCCTGACGTACGAGGAAGCTCTGCAACAATCTATGAccacttcttcatcttttgattCGGATGGTCTGATTGAAGGGATATCCAATTTTGTCACAGACAATCCTTTGGTTATTGCCGGTGGAGTTGCTGCATTGGCTGTTCCATTTGTTCTGTCTCAGGTTCTGAACAAGAAGCCCAAATCATGGGGAGTTGAGTCTGCTAAGAATGCTTATACCAAGTTGGGTACTGATGATAATGCTCAGTTGCTTGACATAAGAGCTACTGCTGATTTCAGACAAGTGGGCAGTCCTAATATTAAGGGTTTGGGTAAAAAAGCGGTTTCTACTGTTTATAACGGTGAAGACAAGCCTGGTTTCCTGAAGAAGCTTTCTTTGAAGTTTAAAGATCCTGAGAACACCACATTATACATTCTGGACAA GTTTGATGGAAACTCTGAGCTTGTTGCTGAATTGGTGGCTCTTAATGGATTCAAATCTGCTTATGCGATTAAAGATGGTGCAGAGGGACCTAGAGGCTGGTTG AATAGCAGCTTGCCTTGGATAGAGCCAAAGAAGACTCTCAGCCTTGATTTAAGCAGTTTGACGGATAGCATCAGCGGTGTATTTGGT GAGAGTTCTGATGGTGTATCTGTCGCTCTTGGAGTAGCTGCTGCTGCTGGATTAAGTGTTTTTGCATTTACAGAG ATTGAAACCATACTCCAACTACTAGGTTCAGCTGCACTTGTTCAACTTGCAGGCAAGAAACTTCTATTTGCTGAG GACCGAAAGCAAACTCTAAAACAGGTGGATGAGTTCTTGAACACAAAGGTTGCCCCTAAAGAACTTGTTGATGAGTTAAAG GAAATAGGAAAggctcttcttcctcaatcaACAAGCAACAAAGCTCTCCCAGCACCAGCAACAGTAACAGCAGAAGCAGAATCAGCTACAGCTACAACCACCACAGTCGATAAACCAGTACCTGAGCCAGAAACAGTTGCAGCTACAACAACCACTGTAGATAAACCAGTACCTGAGCCAGAGCCAGTGCCAGAGCCAGTGCCAGTGCCAGCGATTGAAGCTGCAGTCGCTGCACAAGTAATCACAGAACCAACCGAAACAGAAGCCAAACCAAAACCTCATTCAAGACCTCTCTCTCCATATGCATCG TACCCTGACTTGAAGCCTCCATCTTCTCCGATGCCATCGCAGCCCTGA